In Synechococcus sp. PCC 6312, one genomic interval encodes:
- the glmS gene encoding glutamine--fructose-6-phosphate transaminase (isomerizing) yields the protein MCGIVGYIGPRPAAEVLLEGLRKLEYRGYDSAGIAAVWEGELHCIRAKGKLHNLQEKLEKLHLPARIGIGHTRWATHGKPEEYNAHPHRDASGRLAVVQNGIIENYRELREELKTKGYVFTSDTDTEVIPHLIADFLKTSAPDPDGHHHGLLDAVRQAVQHLQGAFAIAVISADFPDELVVARQQAPLVLGFGEGEFFCASDTPALVPYTQAVLPLENGEIACLSPTGAEIYDFSGQRLRKTPRTLNWNPVLVEKQGFKHYMLKEIYEQPGVVRTCLEYYLRDDWQPNADFSPIKLNLPKVLLADLEQVQILACGTSWHAGLVGKYLLEGLAQIPTSVQYASEFRYAPPPVTRHTLTIGVTQSGETADTLAALELELHRRANLRPELQPRLLGITNRPESSLGHLVPEMIDTHAGIEIGVAATKTFVAQLLAFYLLALDLAWQRQTLDNSRLGEIIDQLRQLPAQVEQILESQERYIETLSHDFADTQDFIFLGRGINFPIALEGALKLKEISYIHAEGYPAGEMKHGPIALLDAKVPVVTIAMPGSVFEKVLSNAQEARARDARLIGVTPMEEQDARDTFDALLPVPEVDELLSPILTVIPLQLLAYHIAARRGLDVDQPRNLAKSVTVE from the coding sequence ATGTGTGGCATTGTTGGCTACATTGGCCCACGTCCGGCTGCGGAAGTGCTGTTAGAAGGCCTCCGCAAACTAGAATATCGGGGCTACGATTCAGCGGGCATTGCGGCCGTCTGGGAAGGGGAACTTCACTGTATTCGGGCCAAGGGCAAACTCCACAATCTCCAAGAAAAGTTGGAAAAACTCCACTTGCCGGCGCGTATTGGCATTGGTCACACCCGCTGGGCCACCCACGGCAAACCAGAGGAGTATAACGCCCATCCTCACCGAGATGCCAGTGGCCGCTTGGCTGTTGTGCAAAATGGGATTATTGAAAACTATCGGGAACTCCGGGAAGAACTTAAGACAAAAGGCTATGTTTTTACCTCGGATACCGATACAGAAGTCATTCCCCATTTGATTGCTGACTTTCTGAAAACATCTGCTCCCGACCCAGACGGTCATCATCACGGCCTGTTAGACGCAGTACGGCAAGCGGTTCAACATCTCCAGGGAGCCTTTGCCATTGCCGTGATTTCCGCCGATTTCCCCGATGAGTTAGTTGTGGCCCGTCAACAAGCTCCTCTCGTTTTGGGCTTTGGGGAAGGGGAATTTTTCTGTGCCTCTGATACTCCCGCCTTAGTTCCCTATACCCAGGCCGTCTTACCCCTCGAGAACGGAGAAATTGCCTGTTTAAGCCCGACCGGAGCGGAGATTTACGACTTTTCTGGGCAACGCCTCCGTAAAACCCCACGCACCCTGAATTGGAATCCGGTTTTAGTAGAAAAGCAGGGCTTCAAACACTATATGCTCAAAGAAATCTACGAGCAGCCGGGGGTTGTCCGCACCTGTTTGGAATATTACCTGCGGGATGATTGGCAACCGAATGCCGACTTTAGCCCGATTAAATTGAACTTACCTAAGGTACTCCTTGCTGATTTAGAGCAGGTGCAGATATTGGCCTGTGGTACGAGTTGGCACGCCGGATTAGTGGGTAAATATCTCTTAGAAGGGTTAGCCCAAATTCCAACCAGCGTTCAATATGCGTCTGAGTTTCGCTATGCCCCACCACCCGTTACCCGCCATACCCTCACCATTGGGGTGACTCAATCCGGGGAAACAGCTGATACCTTAGCGGCTTTGGAGTTGGAACTACACCGCCGGGCTAATTTGAGGCCAGAGCTACAACCCCGTCTGCTGGGAATTACGAATCGGCCAGAAAGTAGTTTGGGTCATCTTGTCCCCGAGATGATTGATACCCATGCTGGGATTGAAATTGGTGTGGCCGCGACCAAAACCTTCGTGGCTCAGTTATTAGCGTTTTATTTGTTGGCTTTGGATCTAGCCTGGCAACGGCAAACCCTTGACAACTCCCGTTTAGGCGAAATCATCGATCAACTGCGACAACTCCCAGCCCAAGTCGAGCAAATTCTGGAAAGTCAAGAACGCTATATTGAAACCCTTTCCCATGATTTTGCTGATACTCAAGATTTTATTTTTCTTGGACGTGGCATTAACTTCCCCATTGCTCTTGAGGGAGCCTTAAAACTGAAGGAAATTAGCTATATCCATGCGGAAGGGTATCCGGCCGGGGAAATGAAACATGGGCCGATTGCCTTACTCGATGCGAAAGTTCCGGTGGTGACGATTGCGATGCCGGGGAGCGTTTTTGAGAAGGTTCTCTCCAATGCCCAAGAAGCGCGGGCCCGTGATGCGCGCTTAATTGGGGTAACACCGATGGAAGAACAGGATGCCCGCGATACTTTTGATGCCCTCTTGCCTGTGCCGGAAGTCGATGAGTTATTGTCCCCGATTCTGACGGTGATTCCTTTGCAATTGCTGGCTTATCACATTGCAGCAAGGCGGGGCCTGGATGTGGATCAACCGCGTAATTTAGCTAAATCGGTCACGGTTGAGTAA
- a CDS encoding type 1 glutamine amidotransferase, protein MNRNSLRILLLQARNDPPTQQEELAEFSRYSGLRPDQFTVLNGFDQAEFPPTVIHSHHALFIGGSSDASVLKPDLYPFVPPSQALILYCLEQRIPVFASCFGFQLAVEALGGRVILDREHMEMGTYPIYLTPNAEADPLCQTLPAEFLAISGHQERAVSLPPEAIHLAYSQLCPYHGFTLPEQPFYAFQFHPEVNRADLIARISRYCERYFEHPDSLQDLANSAQETPIANQLIATFVDRILLKSPQLTR, encoded by the coding sequence ATGAATCGGAACTCTCTGCGGATTTTACTCCTCCAGGCCCGGAATGATCCCCCGACACAGCAAGAGGAACTAGCCGAATTTAGCCGCTACAGTGGTTTACGCCCGGATCAATTTACCGTTCTCAATGGGTTCGATCAGGCCGAGTTTCCCCCAACCGTGATTCACAGCCATCATGCTTTGTTTATTGGTGGCTCTAGTGATGCCAGTGTCCTCAAGCCGGATTTATATCCCTTTGTGCCCCCTTCCCAGGCCCTCATTCTTTATTGTCTTGAACAGCGAATCCCCGTCTTCGCCTCCTGTTTTGGCTTTCAATTAGCGGTGGAAGCTCTTGGTGGCCGGGTGATTTTAGACCGTGAGCATATGGAAATGGGCACTTACCCGATTTATCTCACGCCCAACGCCGAAGCAGATCCCCTCTGTCAAACCCTACCCGCGGAATTTTTAGCAATTTCTGGCCACCAAGAACGAGCCGTATCCCTCCCCCCCGAAGCAATTCACCTCGCCTATTCTCAGCTTTGTCCCTATCATGGGTTTACCTTGCCTGAGCAGCCTTTTTACGCCTTTCAGTTTCATCCCGAAGTTAATCGTGCAGATCTAATTGCCAGGATCAGTCGCTACTGTGAGCGCTATTTTGAGCATCCTGATTCCCTGCAAGACCTAGCTAACTCTGCCCAAGAAACCCCGATTGCCAACCAACTTATTGCCACCTTTGTGGATAGGATTTTGCTGAAGTCTCCCCAATTAACCCGTTAA
- a CDS encoding TMEM165/GDT1 family protein: protein MNWQLLGVSFVMVFLSELGDKSQLAAITLGGNARSARLAFLGVASGLVFTSFLGVLLGGQVSRIFPAPLLKSIAAIGFALLGLYLLWRPSPPLVIDLSSESEPSPDDLASSEISAL, encoded by the coding sequence ATGAATTGGCAGCTATTGGGTGTCAGCTTTGTGATGGTTTTCCTTTCCGAATTAGGAGATAAAAGTCAATTAGCCGCAATTACCTTGGGGGGAAATGCCCGCTCTGCCCGATTAGCCTTTTTAGGGGTTGCCAGTGGCCTGGTGTTCACTAGTTTTTTAGGGGTACTCTTGGGCGGCCAAGTGTCGCGGATATTCCCGGCCCCACTGCTCAAATCTATTGCGGCAATTGGCTTTGCTCTCCTTGGATTGTATTTACTCTGGCGGCCGAGTCCTCCGCTGGTGATTGACTTGTCTTCAGAATCCGAGCCTAGCCCAGATGATCTCGCCTCATCCGAAATCTCAGCACTATGA
- a CDS encoding Uma2 family endonuclease yields MVASPETLTNFELEPDITFPPIDLWSDEPPLESDFHRDQIEILIHLLKRYWHDRTDFYVTGNLTIYYNEEQLRKREFRGPDFFAVLDTELKERRSWVVWGEGGKYPNLIIEILSKSTVTVDKTTKKDLYQNTFRTPEYFWLDPNGLELTGFRFGNGMYQPLVPNEQGWLWSEELQLYLGIAHGRLRFLTPEGELIPTATEAEQIERQRADQEYQRGERLAAKLRELGVDPSDI; encoded by the coding sequence ATGGTTGCTAGCCCTGAAACCCTAACCAATTTTGAGCTTGAACCAGACATCACCTTTCCCCCAATTGATTTATGGAGTGATGAGCCACCCTTGGAATCTGACTTTCACCGTGACCAAATTGAAATTCTCATTCACCTGCTCAAACGCTATTGGCACGACCGAACGGATTTTTATGTTACAGGCAACCTGACGATTTACTACAACGAAGAACAACTAAGGAAGCGAGAGTTCCGAGGCCCTGACTTCTTTGCGGTACTGGATACTGAGCTAAAGGAGCGGCGCAGTTGGGTTGTCTGGGGGGAAGGGGGCAAATATCCAAACTTAATCATTGAAATTCTCTCCAAGAGTACGGTCACGGTAGATAAAACCACAAAAAAAGACCTGTATCAGAATACGTTTCGGACGCCTGAGTATTTCTGGTTAGATCCCAATGGCCTGGAGTTGACGGGGTTTCGCTTTGGCAATGGGATGTATCAACCACTTGTCCCCAATGAGCAGGGGTGGCTGTGGAGTGAGGAATTGCAACTGTACTTAGGGATTGCCCATGGCCGACTGCGATTTTTGACTCCAGAAGGCGAGTTAATCCCCACGGCCACCGAAGCAGAGCAGATTGAACGCCAACGGGCTGACCAAGAATATCAACGGGGAGAGCGGCTGGCAGCTAAATTGCGAGAATTGGGTGTTGATCCCAGTGACATTTAA
- the nuoH gene encoding NADH-quinone oxidoreductase subunit NuoH, whose amino-acid sequence MENGIDLQGQLRAALEALGLTPGLAKLIWLPLPMLLMLVVATVGVLISVWLERKISAAVQQRIGPEYIGPLGILAPLADGLKLVFKEDVIPTQTDGLLFTLGPILVVVPVFLSYVIVPFGQNLLLSNIGMGVFLWIALSSIAPIGLLMSGYASNNKYSLLGGLRAAAQSISYEIPLALAVLAVAMMSNGLGTVDIVEQQSGYGILGWNVWRQPIGFLIFWIAALAECERLPFDLPEAEEELVAGYQTEYSGMKFALFYLGSYVNLVLSALLVAVLYFGGWDFPIPLDQLASWLGISETNPFFQIGMAVLGITMTLLKAYFFIFLAILLRWTVPRVRIDQLLDLGWKFLLPVGLVNLLLTAGLKLTFPFAFGG is encoded by the coding sequence ATGGAAAATGGCATTGATCTCCAGGGGCAGTTACGAGCGGCCTTAGAGGCATTAGGGCTAACCCCAGGCCTGGCCAAGTTAATCTGGCTACCTTTACCCATGTTGTTAATGTTAGTCGTGGCCACCGTGGGGGTGTTGATTTCGGTTTGGTTAGAGCGAAAAATCTCAGCCGCCGTCCAACAACGGATTGGCCCAGAATACATTGGCCCCTTGGGCATCTTGGCCCCCCTAGCCGATGGCTTGAAACTGGTCTTCAAAGAAGATGTGATTCCGACCCAAACCGATGGATTGCTTTTTACCTTGGGGCCAATCTTGGTAGTCGTTCCCGTCTTCTTGTCCTATGTCATTGTGCCCTTTGGGCAAAACTTGCTGCTGTCTAATATTGGGATGGGGGTATTTTTATGGATTGCCCTCTCCAGCATTGCCCCGATTGGGTTGTTGATGTCTGGGTATGCCTCCAATAATAAATATTCCTTACTAGGAGGGTTACGAGCCGCAGCCCAATCCATTAGTTATGAAATTCCCCTAGCCTTGGCGGTCTTGGCGGTGGCGATGATGTCCAATGGCCTAGGGACGGTGGATATTGTTGAGCAGCAGTCCGGCTATGGCATTCTCGGTTGGAATGTTTGGCGGCAACCGATTGGCTTTTTGATTTTTTGGATTGCGGCCCTCGCTGAATGTGAGCGTCTCCCCTTTGACTTGCCGGAAGCGGAAGAAGAGCTGGTGGCAGGCTATCAAACCGAATATTCGGGGATGAAATTTGCCTTGTTTTATTTGGGGTCTTACGTTAACCTTGTCCTCTCAGCCCTCCTGGTTGCCGTCCTCTATTTTGGGGGCTGGGATTTCCCAATTCCGCTGGATCAACTGGCAAGCTGGTTGGGTATTAGTGAAACCAATCCCTTTTTCCAAATTGGCATGGCGGTGCTGGGGATTACGATGACCCTCTTAAAAGCCTATTTCTTTATCTTCTTGGCTATTCTCCTGCGTTGGACAGTTCCTCGGGTACGGATTGACCAGTTACTTGATTTAGGTTGGAAGTTTTTATTGCCTGTGGGCCTGGTCAATTTATTGCTGACAGCGGGGTTAAAACTCACCTTTCCCTTTGCCTTTGGGGGTTAG
- the ndhI gene encoding NAD(P)H-quinone oxidoreductase subunit I: protein MKFLNKIGSYAKETLQSAKYIGQGLAVTFDHMQRRPITVQYPYEKLIPSERFRGRIHFEFDKCISCEVCVRVCPINLPVVDWEFNKEIKKKELKHYSIDFGVCIFCANCVEYCPTNCLSVTEEYELATYDRHELNFDNVAMGRLPYKVTEDPMVTPIREFAYLPAGVTDGHEAKLTDQRAGSRPEEIAAQLHTTASKPE, encoded by the coding sequence ATGAAGTTTCTCAATAAAATTGGCTCTTATGCCAAAGAAACCTTGCAATCTGCCAAGTATATTGGGCAAGGTCTGGCTGTCACCTTTGACCACATGCAGCGACGACCGATTACGGTGCAGTATCCTTACGAAAAACTGATTCCCTCGGAGCGGTTTCGGGGTCGGATTCACTTTGAATTTGATAAATGTATTTCCTGTGAAGTCTGTGTCCGGGTCTGCCCCATTAATCTGCCTGTGGTGGACTGGGAATTCAACAAGGAAATAAAGAAGAAGGAACTCAAGCACTACAGTATTGATTTTGGAGTCTGCATCTTTTGCGCCAACTGCGTGGAATATTGCCCCACAAACTGCCTTTCCGTCACAGAGGAATATGAACTGGCCACTTACGACCGCCATGAATTGAATTTTGATAATGTGGCGATGGGCCGGCTTCCCTATAAGGTGACTGAGGATCCAATGGTGACTCCGATTCGGGAATTTGCCTATTTACCGGCAGGTGTTACCGATGGCCATGAGGCAAAACTAACAGATCAGCGGGCAGGGTCTCGGCCAGAGGAGATTGCGGCCCAACTGCACACAACAGCCAGCAAACCAGAATAA
- a CDS encoding NADH-quinone oxidoreductase subunit J — translation MDLATGVQTIAYFLLAVLVIGAALGVVLLDSIVYSAFLLGGVFISISGIYILLNADFVSAAQILIYVGAVNVLILFAIMLVNKREDFAPIPRRWIRKGAAGLVASGLFCLLSVMVLQTSWKVPANTMPTPETIVTIGKHFFTDFLLPFELASVLLLMALVGAVVLARRDYLIDEEPSIGEVPQPPLELPERPRESAVLSGK, via the coding sequence GTGGATTTAGCAACTGGCGTACAAACCATCGCCTACTTTCTCTTGGCGGTCTTGGTGATTGGAGCAGCCTTGGGGGTTGTACTTCTCGATAGCATTGTTTACTCAGCTTTTTTGTTGGGGGGAGTTTTCATTAGTATTTCTGGAATTTATATTCTCCTTAATGCTGATTTTGTCTCGGCCGCCCAAATTTTGATCTATGTTGGGGCCGTTAATGTCCTGATTTTGTTTGCCATCATGTTGGTCAATAAGCGAGAAGATTTTGCGCCGATACCGCGGCGGTGGATTCGCAAAGGGGCGGCTGGACTGGTGGCTTCAGGGTTGTTTTGCCTTTTAAGTGTGATGGTCTTGCAAACCTCATGGAAGGTTCCAGCCAACACGATGCCCACTCCAGAGACGATTGTGACCATTGGCAAGCACTTTTTTACGGATTTTCTCTTGCCTTTTGAATTGGCTTCGGTCTTGTTATTAATGGCTCTAGTTGGGGCAGTGGTATTGGCACGGCGAGACTATTTGATTGACGAAGAACCCTCCATTGGTGAAGTTCCCCAACCCCCCTTGGAATTACCAGAACGCCCCCGCGAGTCGGCTGTTTTATCTGGCAAATAA
- the nuoK gene encoding NADH-quinone oxidoreductase subunit NuoK, producing MNLDLILLLAAALFCIGIYGLVTSRNAVRVLMSIELLLNAVNLNLIGFSNYLDGLEIKGQVFAVFVIAIAAAEAAVGLAIILAIYRNKDTVDMERFNLLKW from the coding sequence ATGAATTTAGATCTAATCTTATTGCTTGCTGCTGCCCTATTTTGTATTGGGATTTATGGCCTGGTAACCAGTCGCAATGCAGTGCGGGTTCTCATGTCCATTGAGTTACTTTTGAACGCGGTTAATCTCAATTTAATTGGGTTTTCCAATTACCTAGATGGCCTGGAAATAAAAGGCCAAGTCTTTGCCGTATTTGTGATTGCGATTGCGGCGGCCGAAGCTGCTGTTGGCCTGGCGATTATCCTGGCAATTTACCGAAACAAAGACACGGTGGATATGGAACGGTTTAATTTACTGAAGTGGTAG
- a CDS encoding calcium-binding protein: MQGGNDSLYGEFYNGEISGGSIVGFTDRMVGERYGSITGGLVKGGADNLYGEYYNSNISNGTVIAGDDYLYGELYGNIIGGTVIGGNDNLYGEYYKGNITGGSIQSAFNVIYGEIYGDINSIGNGTSVLGGNDKLYGTYYGGTINGGTVSTKGSPVYGEAYGGSITGGVVTGGNDVLYGMYYNVIAAGLVASRDDALFGEYYGNQNPGPTVIIGGTVKGGNDTLYGKYYGTITGGTVTTSGNNLYGEYYDSLNAITGGTVIGGNDTIYGQYYQVITEGVVSAGNDKLYGEFYAGTITGGVVTGGNDKLYGDYYGTISGGTITAGNDSLFGGLGNDILAGEYFGGPISASAKIILGNDFLDGGDGIDTADYSTAPALVKANLVTGIATGGSGNDQLVNIENLWGSRFADTLTGNSENNSLLGNDGNDVLNGGLGSDYMAGGNDNDTYYVDDIGDVVVEAANQGIDLVFSSITHSLTSNVENLTLTGTDNLNGTGNALDNTITGNSGANSLNGGAGADRLVGGLGNDTYVVDNVGDVVVEAANQGIDAVFSSITYSLMANVENLTLTGTAAINGTGNALANTITGNSGSNTLSGLDGNDYLDGGKGADLLVGGLGNDTYVVDNVGDVVVEAAGEGIDKVFSSITYSLTANVENLTLTGTGNINGTGNDLANTITGNSGNNSLSGGTGADRLVGGLGNDIYVVDNVGDVIVEAVGEGIDKVFSSITYSLTSNVENLTLIGSDNINGNGNVLENTITGNSGANSLNGRAGADRLVGGLGDDIYVVDNVGDVVVEAANQGIDAVFSSINYSLTANVENLTLIGGSAIAGTGNTFPNTISGNTGNNSLSGLAGNDSLTGGGGNDTLVGGQGLDVLTGGAGNDFFRFNAPNEGLDTITDFSKVAGNIDKIQVLASGFGGELTVGTLAASQFVLGAAATNSSQRFVYDQANGSLFFDPDGLGGASQVQIAKLTNLASLSNTDIRVI, encoded by the coding sequence GTGCAGGGCGGGAATGATTCGCTCTATGGGGAATTTTACAACGGGGAAATTAGTGGGGGCAGCATTGTTGGATTTACGGATCGTATGGTCGGTGAACGTTACGGCAGCATCACCGGTGGCCTGGTTAAGGGAGGGGCTGACAACCTTTATGGGGAGTACTACAACAGCAATATTAGCAACGGTACGGTGATTGCGGGAGATGATTACCTTTACGGAGAGCTTTACGGCAACATCATCGGCGGCACAGTGATTGGCGGCAATGACAATCTCTATGGAGAATATTACAAGGGGAATATAACTGGCGGCAGCATCCAAAGTGCCTTTAACGTCATCTACGGCGAAATCTACGGTGACATCAACTCAATTGGCAACGGCACGAGTGTCCTGGGTGGCAATGACAAGCTCTATGGAACGTACTACGGGGGTACGATTAACGGCGGGACAGTTAGCACCAAAGGCAGCCCAGTTTATGGAGAAGCTTATGGCGGCTCGATTACTGGCGGTGTCGTCACAGGGGGGAATGATGTCCTTTATGGGATGTATTACAACGTTATTGCTGCTGGCCTGGTTGCTTCCAGGGATGATGCCCTTTTCGGAGAATACTATGGCAATCAGAATCCTGGCCCAACCGTAATCATCGGTGGGACGGTTAAAGGGGGCAATGATACTCTCTACGGCAAATACTATGGCACGATCACCGGGGGGACAGTCACCACGAGTGGCAATAACCTTTATGGAGAATATTATGATAGCCTAAACGCTATTACGGGCGGCACGGTAATTGGGGGCAATGACACTATCTATGGCCAATATTACCAAGTCATAACTGAGGGTGTCGTCAGTGCGGGTAATGACAAGCTCTACGGTGAATTCTATGCCGGAACGATCACGGGTGGGGTTGTTACTGGGGGCAATGATAAACTCTACGGCGATTACTATGGCACGATTAGCGGTGGGACGATCACGGCGGGGAATGATTCTCTGTTTGGGGGCCTGGGGAACGATATTCTTGCTGGGGAATACTTTGGTGGCCCGATTAGTGCCAGTGCAAAAATAATTTTAGGCAATGATTTCTTGGATGGTGGTGACGGCATTGATACCGCTGACTACTCGACAGCCCCAGCCTTAGTAAAGGCCAATTTGGTTACAGGGATAGCCACAGGTGGATCGGGTAATGATCAATTAGTCAACATCGAAAATCTCTGGGGGTCACGCTTTGCCGATACGTTGACCGGAAATAGTGAGAATAATAGTTTGCTGGGCAATGACGGCAATGATGTTCTCAACGGTGGCCTAGGGTCTGACTACATGGCGGGTGGGAACGACAATGACACTTACTATGTGGACGATATTGGTGATGTGGTTGTTGAAGCAGCGAACCAAGGCATAGATTTGGTCTTTTCCTCCATTACCCATAGCCTGACCAGCAATGTTGAGAACCTGACCTTGACGGGAACTGATAACCTCAATGGCACAGGCAATGCCTTAGACAATACGATTACAGGAAATAGTGGCGCAAACTCTTTGAATGGTGGAGCAGGTGCTGACCGCTTAGTGGGTGGCCTAGGGAATGACACTTATGTTGTGGATAACGTGGGTGATGTAGTTGTCGAAGCGGCCAACCAAGGGATTGATGCTGTGTTCTCGTCTATTACCTATAGTCTGATGGCTAATGTTGAAAACTTGACCTTAACCGGGACAGCGGCAATTAATGGAACGGGGAATGCTCTCGCCAATACGATTACGGGGAATTCTGGTAGCAATACCCTGAGTGGTCTGGATGGTAACGATTACCTCGATGGGGGAAAAGGGGCTGATCTCTTAGTCGGTGGCCTGGGAAATGACACTTACGTTGTCGATAATGTAGGCGATGTGGTTGTCGAAGCGGCGGGTGAAGGCATAGACAAAGTCTTCTCGTCTATTACCTATAGTCTGACGGCTAATGTTGAAAACTTGACCTTAACTGGGACGGGCAACATTAATGGGACGGGCAATGATCTCGCTAATACGATTACGGGAAATAGCGGGAATAACTCCCTCAGTGGTGGAACGGGTGCAGACCGATTGGTGGGTGGCCTGGGAAATGACATCTATGTGGTTGATAATGTCGGGGATGTGATTGTCGAAGCGGTGGGTGAAGGGATAGACAAAGTCTTCTCCTCCATTACCTATAGCCTGACTAGCAATGTTGAAAACTTGACCTTAATCGGGTCAGACAACATTAACGGCAATGGAAATGTTCTGGAAAATACAATTACGGGGAATTCTGGCGCAAACTCTTTGAATGGTAGAGCGGGTGCTGACCGATTGGTTGGTGGCCTGGGAGATGACATCTATGTTGTGGATAACGTGGGTGATGTGGTTGTTGAGGCAGCGAATCAAGGGATAGATGCGGTCTTCTCCTCGATTAACTACAGCCTGACTGCGAATGTGGAGAACTTAACCTTGATAGGTGGGAGTGCAATCGCTGGAACTGGAAATACTTTTCCTAATACGATTAGTGGCAATACTGGTAACAATAGCCTCAGTGGGTTAGCGGGCAATGATTCTCTCACGGGTGGAGGTGGGAATGATACGCTGGTAGGGGGCCAGGGCCTGGATGTCTTAACGGGAGGAGCAGGGAATGACTTTTTCCGGTTTAATGCACCTAATGAGGGCCTGGATACAATTACAGATTTTAGTAAGGTGGCTGGGAATATTGATAAGATTCAAGTCTTGGCTAGTGGGTTTGGCGGTGAATTAACGGTGGGAACATTAGCAGCATCTCAGTTTGTCTTAGGGGCGGCGGCAACTAATTCTAGTCAACGTTTTGTCTATGACCAAGCCAATGGTTCATTATTCTTTGATCCGGATGGTTTAGGTGGAGCCTCTCAAGTACAAATTGCGAAATTAACTAACCTAGCTAGCTTATCTAATACAGATATAAGAGTTATCTAA
- a CDS encoding calcium-binding protein, with amino-acid sequence MAIIFTDPTSAPTAGPDTIIGNNANDTINGLDGNDQLFGESFTGSISGIAGSDVLYGDSFAGSVSGTAFSDTLFGELYTGSIAGGIVIGGNDILSGDYYASTILGGTVTGDSDNLFGEFYGSSITGGTVTGGNNVLYGEFYASSITGGLVTGGNDLLYGAFYNSNLIGGIVTGGNNKLYGDFYNGNIIDGSVVGGQDQLYGDYYAFGTSIAGGTVTGGKDILYGEY; translated from the coding sequence ATGGCGATCATCTTCACCGACCCCACTTCCGCCCCTACCGCTGGCCCTGACACGATTATCGGCAACAATGCCAATGACACTATCAATGGCTTAGACGGCAACGACCAACTCTTCGGTGAATCCTTTACAGGCAGTATTAGTGGCATCGCAGGCAGTGATGTTTTGTATGGCGATTCCTTTGCCGGATCTGTCAGTGGTACAGCCTTTTCGGATACGTTATTTGGCGAACTTTACACCGGTAGCATTGCCGGGGGCATTGTGATTGGTGGTAATGACATCCTCTCCGGAGACTATTACGCCAGTACCATTCTTGGTGGGACGGTGACAGGCGACAGTGACAACTTATTTGGCGAATTTTATGGCAGTAGTATCACTGGTGGAACTGTAACCGGGGGTAATAATGTTCTCTATGGGGAATTCTATGCCAGCAGCATCACAGGTGGTCTTGTCACCGGGGGCAATGATTTACTCTATGGGGCTTTTTATAACAGTAATCTGATCGGCGGCATCGTTACAGGTGGCAACAATAAGCTCTACGGAGACTTTTACAATGGCAACATTATTGATGGTTCAGTAGTTGGCGGCCAGGATCAACTCTATGGCGATTATTATGCCTTTGGCACCAGCATTGCGGGCGGTACGGTGACGGGCGGTAAAGATATTCTCTACGGTGAATACTAA
- a CDS encoding DUF1823 family protein, giving the protein MIQLQPITLEIIWGILRDEVTDEQVNHLVWQTLGYAWDETTQAWDLSQVSPEWQVSYPEPPDFIASRPATVKLTRSIPPENKQLLKEQLGFAGYSVSELKPRLTRRATAANWLLSYLQQQS; this is encoded by the coding sequence ATGATACAGTTACAACCTATCACACTTGAAATAATTTGGGGGATTTTGCGGGATGAAGTAACCGATGAGCAGGTGAATCATTTGGTGTGGCAAACCTTGGGTTATGCGTGGGATGAAACAACCCAGGCCTGGGATTTAAGCCAGGTCTCCCCCGAGTGGCAAGTAAGCTATCCTGAACCCCCGGATTTTATTGCCAGCCGCCCAGCAACGGTTAAACTGACTCGTTCGATTCCACCGGAAAATAAACAACTCTTGAAAGAGCAATTGGGCTTTGCGGGCTACTCGGTGAGTGAATTGAAACCTAGGCTGACCCGGCGGGCCACGGCAGCTAATTGGCTCTTGAGCTATCTGCAACAACAATCATGA